Within Coffea arabica cultivar ET-39 chromosome 4e, Coffea Arabica ET-39 HiFi, whole genome shotgun sequence, the genomic segment gtcattttgcatcaaaacacatcccaatcttTCCTTAGAGGCAtcggtgtaaaccacaaaactatcatttCCATTGGGTAGAGCTAATACTGGGGCTCTGGTCAAGCATCTTTTCAATTCCTGGAAACTCTCTTCgcacttaggactccaaataaacttttcacttttcttggtcaactcagtcataggtcccgcaattctagaaaaatcttgaataaatttccggtaataccctactaatccaataaaactccgaacctcagtaggattttccggtcgttttcatttcgaaacagcttcaactttagctggatccactttaatcccatccttagaaattatgtgtcccaagaaagttACTTCCCTCAACCAGAATTCACATTTACTGAACTTCGCATATAATTGGTGTTTCCTCAAAGTCTGTAAGACAATTCTCAAATGCTTCTCGtggtctttcacattcttagaatacactaaaatgtcatcaatgaagaccactacaaattgatctagataaagcttaaaaatcctatgcattaaatccatgaaagcagcaggtgcattcgttaacccaaatggcatcacggcaaattcaaagtgtccgtatctcgagttaaaggcagttttgggtatatctttctccaaaatcctcaatttgataataaccctgtctcaaatccaacttcgagaatactacaaccccttgcaattggtcaaatagctcatcaatgtggggcaatgggtacttattcttgatcgtaacatcattcaagcctctatagtctatacataGTCTCAAACTCCCGtcatttttcttaacaaacaaaaccggggctccccacggagaatcactttCCCGTATAAAATTCCGTTCTAACAAGTCTTGCAGTTGCATTTTCAACTCTTTCAATTCAGCTGGTGCCATCCGATTTGGTGCCTTAGAAATAGGTGCTACTCCTGGAGtcacatcaattttaaaaactatatccCGTTCTAGGGGTAAAGATTCTAACTCTTCAGGAAATACATCTGAAAAGTCTTTTACTACAGGCATGTcttccaaattcaccttatcacaAGAAGTGTTGATTCGAAAGACCAAGTAgtcttgagctcctttacttaataattttctaactCGAATCCCTGATATAAGTGCAGACGAAGCCAAtttaccccttatatccaattTTACGGTTGCCTGCCCTGGAATGCCCAATTCTACAATCTTTGTCCTACAATTCAACTGGGCGTTATAACGGGCTAGCCAATCTATCCCtaaaatcacatcataccccttaattgctaaacctatcaaatcggccaacAATTTTCGTTCCCCAACACAGATTTCACAATTTCTATACACCAggttagcaattaaactttgatccccagtaggtgttttaacttctaaatcatatggtaacttaattggtttcaaatctattccactcatgaagttagggtttacaaaagaatgtgtttcacccggatcaattaaaaccctaactaaattgtgaaagattggaattgtaccttcaaccactTCAGTCGCCTCAGGTACCTGTTGGTAGTCCAGTGGATAGACCCTATCTGGCACTTTCGGTCGACTTCCCCCAGCACTGGTTTGCTTGgaggttgacttttctggcctCTGGGTATTACCTCCCACTTTTGGCGCTTTCGGACAATTTGCGACCTGATGTTCGGCACTACCACAAAACAAACACTTCCCCAActttctccagcagtcattCTTGGAGTTGTTGAATTTACCACAGTACCCACGAATAACTTGAGGAGTCACCGCCGAACCAGTAGATGGCGCTCCCCTAGCTTGGGTCAGTCCATTACGACCTCCTCTAGCTAAAGCTCCCATCGAGGCCCCAGCAGTCCTTGTTCCTCCCGctcctcttcccattttggaaggTTGCGTATTCTTTCTAGCCTGCCCAGAAGTATGGGTagaaaaattcctttttctattgtgaAAGTCCCTCACTTGTAGTCTTGCGCTCTCAACCCTCTGTGCCTTCTTTAGAGTCTCAGTAAATGCAGAAATTTGGGCAGCGGCCAGGCCCTCCTGAATTTCCACATTCAACCCCTGTACAAATCGTCTTATCCTCTTCCGTTCATTAACCACCAGCTCAGGGGCatacttagaaagtttagtgaattttccttcatact encodes:
- the LOC140005606 gene encoding uncharacterized protein, which codes for MGRGAGGTRTAGASMGALARGGRNGLTQARGAPSTGSAVTPQVIRGYCGKFNNSKNDCWRKLGKCLFCGSAEHQVANCPKAPKVGGNTQRPEKSTSKQTSAGGSRPKVPDRVYPLDYQQVPEATEVVEGIDWLARYNAQLNCRTKIVELGIPGQATVKLDIRGKLASSALISGIRVRKLLSKGAQDYLVFRINTSCDKVNLEDMPVVKDFSDVFPEELESLPLERDIVFKIDVTPGVAPISKAPNRMAPAELKELKMQLQDLDPRFVSRFWQKMQEVLGAKLNFSTTYHPQTDGQSERTIQTLEDMLRTCVLDFGEIWSERKILDPTIISWIEEANEKVKLVCQTIQTIQSHQKSYADNRRKDLEFTVGNLVFLKITPLKVSLMSGRGKKLQPRFVGPYKIIQRVGNVAYKLELPPSLSRIHNVFHVSTLKKYHPDPSHILQSESIEIDEIFTYEEKPVKLLDRKVKELRNKQIPLVKVLCRNHGLEEAT